The proteins below come from a single Perca flavescens isolate YP-PL-M2 chromosome 8, PFLA_1.0, whole genome shotgun sequence genomic window:
- the LOC114559750 gene encoding myosin heavy chain, fast skeletal muscle-like isoform X2 translates to MSTDAEMAIYGKAAIYLRKPEKERIEAQSAPFDAKSACYVADKEELYLKAKILKKDGDKVTVEVLTTKEERTVKEADVHPMNPPKYDKIEDMAMMTHLNEASVLYNLKERYAAWMIYTYSGLFCATVNPYKWLPVYDAECVAAYRGKKRMEAPPHIFSVSDNAFQFMLTDRENQSVLITGESGAGKTVNTKRVIQYFATIAVGGPKKDTSKGSLEDQIIAANPLLEAYGNAKTIRNDNSSRFGKFIRIHFGATGKLASADIETYLLEKSRVTFQLPDERGYHIFFQMFTGHIPELIDMALITTNPYDFPMCSMGQITVASIDDKVELEATDNAIDILGFTNEEKMSIYKLTGAVLHHGNMKFKQKQREEQAEPDGTEEADKVAYLLGLNSADMLKALCFPRVKVGNEYVTKGQTVPQVNNSVTALAKAIYERMFLWMVVRINQMLDTKQARQYFIGVLDIAGFEIFDFNTLEQLCINFTNEKLQQFFNHTMFVLEQEEYKKEGIIWEFIDFGMDLAACIELIEKPMGIFSILEEECMFPKATDTSFKNKLYDQHLGKNKAFEKPKPAKGKAEAHFSLVHYAGTVDYNIIGWLEKNKDPLNDSVCQLYMKSSVKVLAICFPPAVEETGGKKGGKKKGGSMQTVSSQFRENLGKLMTNLRSTHPHFVRCLIPNESKTPGLMENFLVIHQLRCNGVLEGIRICRKGFPSRILYADFKQRYKVLNASVIPEGQFIDNKKASEKLLGSIDVNHDEYKFGHTKVFFKAGLLGVLEEMRDEKLATLVTMTQALCRGYLMRREFVKMMERREAIYTIQYNIRSFMNVKHWPWMKVYYKIKPLLKSAETEKELANMKENYEKMKTDLASALAKKKELEEKMVSLLQEKNDLQLQVAAETENLSDAEERCEGLIKSKIQLEAKLKEITERLEDEEEINAELTAKKRKLEDECSELKKDIDDLELTLAKVEKEKHATENKVKNLTEEMASQDESIAKLTKEKKALQEAHQQTLDDLQAEEDKVNTLTKAKTKLEQQVDDLEGSLEQEKKLRMDLERAKRKLEGDLKLAQESIMDLENDKQQSDEKIKKKDFEISQLLSKIEDEQSLGAQLQKKIKELQARIEELEEEIEAERAARAKVEKQRADLSRELEEISERLEEAGGATAAQIEMNKKREAEFQKLRRDLEESTLQHEATAAALRKKQADSVAELGEQIDNLQRVKQKLEKEKSEYKMEIDDLSSNMENVAKAKGNLEKMCRTLEDQLSELKTKNDENVRQINDSNAQKARLLTENGEFSRQVEEKEALVSQLTRGKQAFTQQIEELKRQIEEEVKAKNALAHGLQSARHDCDLLREQFEEEQEAKAELQRGMSKANSEVAQWRSKYETDAIQRTEELEESKKKLAQRLQEAEEQIEAVNSKCASLEKTKQRLQGEVEDLMIDVERANGLAANLDKKQRNFDKVLAEWKQKFEEGQAELEGAQKETRSLSTELFKMKNSYEESLDQLETMKRENKNLQQEISDLTEQIGETGKSIHELEKSKKQVETEKSEIQTALEEAEGTLEHEESKILRVQLELNQIKGEVDRKLAEKDEEMEQIKRNSQRVIDSMQSTLDSEVRSRNDALRIKKKMEGDLNEMEIQLSHANRQAAESQKQLRNVQAQLKDAQLHLDDAVRAQEDFKEQAAMVDRRNGLMVAEIEELRVALEQTERSRKVAEQELVDASERVGLLHSQNTSLLNSKKKLEADLVQVQGEVDDTVQEARNAEEKAKKAITDAAMMAEELKKEQDTSAHLERMKKNLEVAVKDLQHRLDEAENLAMKGGKKQLQKLESRVRELEAEVEAEQRRGGDAVKGVRKYERRVKELTYQTEEDKKNVARLQDLVDKLQLKVKAYKRQAEEAEEQANTHLSKCRKVQHELEEAEERADIAESQVNKLRAKSRDSGKGKEAAE, encoded by the exons ATGAGTACGGACGCGGAAATGGCCATTTATGGCAAAGCTGCCATTTACCTTCGTAAGCCAGAAAAGGAGAGAATTGAGGCTCAAAGTGCACCATTTGATGCCAAGAGTGCCTGCTACGTGGCCGATAAGGAGGAGCTGTACTTGAAGGCAAAAATCCTCAAGAAAGATGGTGACAAAGTCACCGTCGAAGTCCTGACCACTAAGGAG GAGAGGACAGTTAAAGAAGCTGACGTCCATCCAATGAACCCTCCCAAGTATGACAAGATTGAGGACATGGCCATGATGACCCATCTCAATGAAGCCTCTGTGCTGTATAACCTCAAAGAGCGTTATGCAGCATGGATGATCTAC ACCTACTCTGGGTTGTTCTGTGCTACTGTGAACCCCTACAAGTGGCTCCCAGTGTACGATGCTGAATGTGTAGCTGCCTATAGAGGCAAGAAGCGTATGGAGGCTCCACCCCATatcttctctgtctctgacaaCGCTTTTCAGTTCATGCTCACTG ATAGGGAGAACCAGTCTGTCTTGATCAC TGGAGAATCTGGTGCTGGAAAGACTGTGAACACCAAGCGTGTCATCCAGTACTTTGCAACAATCGCAGTTGGTGGACCGAAGAAGGACACATCAAAG GGGTCACTGGAGGATCAGATTATTGCAGCCAATCCCCTGCTGGAGGCCTATGGTAACGCCAAAACAATTAGGAATGACAACTCTTCTCGTTTT GGTAAATTTATCAGAATCCATTTTGGTGCAACTGGCAAACTGGCTAGTGCTGATATTGAGACAT ATCTGCTGGAGAAGTCTAGAGTGACATTCCAGCTTCCTGATGAAAGAGGCTATCACATCTTCTTCCAGATGTTTACCGGCCACATACCTGAGCTGATTG aTATGGCACTCATCACCACCAACCCCTACGACTTCCCCATGTGTAGCATGGGTCAGATCACTGTGGCCAGCATTGATGACAAAGTTGAGCTGGAAGCCACTGAT AATGCCATTGATATCCTGGGCTTCACAAATGAAGAGAAGATGAGCATCTACAAGTTGACTGGTGCTGTGCTCCACCATGGTAACATGAAGTTCAAGCAGAAGCAGCGTGAGGAGCAGGCTGAGCCTGATGGCACAGAGG AGGCTGACAAGGTTGCTTACTTGCTGGGTCTGAACTCCGCTGACatgctcaaggctctgtgcTTTCCCAGAGTGAAGGTCGGAAATGAGTATGTCACCAAGGGACAGACTGTACCTCAG GTGAACAATTCAGTGACAGCCCTGGCCAAGGCTATCTATGAGAGGATGTTCTTGTGGATGGTCGTTCGTATTAACCAGATGTTGGACACTAAACAAGCAAGGCAGTACTTCATTGGTGTCCTGGATATTGCTGGTTTTGAAATCTTTGAC TTCAACACCTTGGAACAGCTGTGCATCAACTTCACCAATGAGAAACTGCAACAGTTCTTCAACCACACCATGTTTGTCCTGGAGCAAGAGGAGTACAAGAAGGAGGGTATTATCTGGGAGTTCATTGACTTTGGCATGGACTTGGCTGCCTGCATTGAGCTCATTGAAAAG CCCATGGGCATCTTCTCCATCCTTGAAGAGGAGTGCATGTTCCCCAAGGCCACAGATACATCCTTTAAGAACAAGCTGTATGACCAGCACCTtggcaaaaacaaagcatttgaGAAGCCTAAGCCAGCCAAAGGCAAGGCTGAGGCCCACTTCTCCCTGGTGCACTACGCCGGTACCGTGGACTACAACATTATTGGCTGGCTGGAAAAGAACAAGGATCCACTGAATGactccgtctgtcagctctaCATGAAATCCTCAGTGAAAGTGCTGGCTATCTGCTTCCCTCCTGCCGTTGAGG AAACTGGTGGCAAGAAGGGAGGCAAGAAGAAGGGTGGTTCTATGCAGACTGTGTCTTCACAGTTTAGG GAGAACTTGGGCAAGCTGATGACTAACTTGAGGAGCACCCATCCTCACTTTGTGCGCTGCCTGATTCCCAATGAGTCAAAGACTCCAG GTCTGATGGAGAACTTCCTGGTCATCCACCAGCTCAGGTGTAACGGTGTGCTGGAGGGTATCAGAATCTGCAGAAAAGGTTTCCCCAGCAGAATCCTCTATGCTGACTTCAAGCAGAG GTACAAGGTACTGAATGCCAGTGTCATCCCTGAGGGCCAGTTCATTGACAACAAGAAGGCTTCAGAGAAGCTGCTTGGGTCAATTGATGTAAATCATGATGAGTACAAATTCGGACATACAAAG GTGTTCTTCAAGGCCGGTCTGCTGGGTGTCCTTGAGGAGATGAGAGATGAAAAACTGGCAACTCTGGTCACCATGACTCAGGCTTTGTGCCGTGGTTACCTCATGAGAAGAGAGTTTGTGAAGATGATGGAGAGGAG GGAAGCCATATATACCATCCAGTACAATATCCGCTCATTCATGAATGTCAAACACTGGCCATGGATGAAGGTGTACTACAAGATCAAGCCTCTGCTGAAGAGTGCTGAAACTGAGAAGGAGCTGGCAAATATGAAGGAGAACTATGAAAAGATGAAAACTGATTTGGCTTCTGCCCTGGCCAAGAAGAAGGAACTGGAGGAGAAGATGGTGTCCCTTCTGCAGGAGAAGAATGATCTGCAGCTGCAAGTAGCAGCT GAAACAGAGAATCTGTCAGATGCTGAAGAGAGATGTGAGGGACTTATCAAGAGTAAGATTCAGCTGGAGGCCAAACTCAAAGAGATAACTGAGAGactggaggatgaagaggaaatCAATGCTGAGCTCACTGCCAAGAAGAGAAAGCTGGAGGATGAATGCTCTGAGCTCAAGAAGGATATTGATGACCTGGAGCTTACCTTGGCCAAagtggaaaaagagaaacatgCCACAGAGAACAAG GTGAAGAACCTGACTGAGGAGATGGCCTCTCAAGATGAGAGCATTGCTAAGCTGACCAAGGAAAAGAAAGCCCTTCAGGAGGCTCATCAGCAGACTCTTGATGACCTGCAGGCAGAGGAAGACAAAGTCAACACTCTGACCAAGGCCAAGACCAAGCTTGAGCAGCAAGTGGATGAT CTTGAGGGTTCTCTGGAGCAAGAGAAGAAGCTCCGTATGGACCTTGAGAGAGCCAAGAGAAAGCTTGAGGGTGATCTGAAACTGGCCCAGGAATCCATCATGGATCTTGAGAATGACAAGCAGCAGTCtgatgaaaaaattaaaaa GAAGGACTTTGAAATCAGTCAGCTCCTTAGCAAGATTGAAGATGAGCAGTCACTGGGTGCTCAGCTTCAGAAGAAGATCAAGGAGCTTCAG GCTCGTATTGAGGAACTGGAGGAGGAGATTGAGGCTGAGCGTGCTGCTCGTGCCAAGGTTGAGAAGCAGAGAGCTGACCTCTCCAGGGAACTtgaggagatcagtgagaggctGGAGGAGGCCGGTGGTGCCACTGCTGCTCAGATTGAGATGAACAAGAAGCGTGAAGCTGAGTTCCAGAAGCTCCGTCGTGATCTTGAGGAGTCCACTCTGCAGCATGaagccactgctgctgctcttcgcAAGAAGCAGGCTGACAGCGTTGCTGAGCTGGGAGAGCAGATCGACAACCTCCAGCGTGTAAAGCAGAAGCTTGAGAAGGAAAAGAGTGAATACAAGATGGAGATTGATGACCTCTCCAGCAACATGGAGAATGTCGCTAAAGCAAAG GGAAATCTTGAAAAGATGTGCCGTACTCTTGAGGACCAACTCAGCGAACTGAAGACCAAGAATGATGAAAATGTCCGTCAAATCAATGACTCGAATGCACAGAAAGCACGTCTCCTGACAGAAAATG GTGAGTTCAGCCGTCAAGTTGAAGAGAAAGAAGCTCTTGTCTCCCAGCTGACCAGAGGCAAACAGGCATTCACACAGCAGATTGAGGAACTGAAAAGACAGATTGAAGAGGAGGTTAAG GCCAAGAATGCTCTTGCCCATGGACTGCAATCAGCCCGCCATGACTGTGACCTGCTGAGGGAGCAGTTTGAGGAGGAGCAAGAGGCCAAGGCTGAGCTGCAGCGGGGAATGTCCAAGGCCAACAGTGAGGTGGCTCAGTGGAGATCTAAGTATGAAACTGATGCTATCCAGCGCACTGAGGAGCTTGAGGAATCCAA GAAAAAGCTGGCTCAGCGTCTTCAGGAGGCTGAGGAGCAGATTGAAGCAGTGAATTCCAAGTGTGCTTCTCTTGAGAAAACCAAACAGAGGCTCCAGGGTGAGGTGGAGGACCTCATGATTGATGTGGAGAGGGCCAATGGGCTGGCTGCCAACCTGGACAAGAAGCAGAGGAACTTTGACAAG GTGCTGGCAGAGTGGAAACAGAAGTTTGAGGAGGGTCAGGCCGAGCTCGAGGGAGCCCAGAAGGAGACTCGTTCACTCAGCACTGAGCTGTTCAAGATGAAGAACTCTTATGAGGAAtctctggatcagctggagaccATGAAGCGTGAAAACAAGAACCTGCAAC AGGAGATCTCAGATCTGACTGAACAGATTGGTGAGACTGGCAAGAGCATCCATGAGCTGGAGAAGTCCAAGAAGCAGGTGGAGACCGAAAAGTCTGAGATCCAGACAGCACTTGAAGAGGctgag GGAACTCTGGAACACGAAGAGTCTAAGATCCTGCGTGTCCAGCTGGAGCTCAACCAGATTAAGGGTGAGGTGGATAGGAAGCTGGCAGAGAAAGATGAGGAGATGGAGCAGATCAAGAGGAACAGCCAGAGGGTGATTGACTCCATGCAGAGCACTCTGGATTCTGAGGTCAGGAGCAGAAACGATGCCCTGAGAATCAAGAAGAAGATGGAGGGAGACCTGAATGAGATGGAGATTCAGCTGAGCCACGCCAATCGCCAGGCCGCTGAGTCCCAGAAGCAGCTGAGGAATGTGCAGGCACAGCTGAAG GATGCACAACTGCACCTCGATGATGCTGTCAGAGCACAGGAAGACTTTAAGGAACAAGCTGCTATGGTGGATCGCAGAAACGGTCTGATGGTAGCAGAAATCGAGGAACTTAGAGTTGCTCtggaacagacagagagaagtcGCAAAGTTGCTGAGCAGGAGCTGGTGGATGCCAGTGAGCGTGTTGGACTTCTGCACTCTCAG AACACAAGCCTTCTGAACTCCAAGAAGAAGCTTGAGGCTGacctggtccaggtccaggGTGAAGTGGATGACACTGTTCAGGAAGCAAGGAATGCAGAGGAGAAGGCCAAGAAGGCCATCACTGAT GCtgctatgatggctgaggagctgaagaaggaGCAGGATACCAGCGCTCACCtggagaggatgaagaagaaccTGGAGGTAGCTGTTAAGGACCTGCAGCACCGCCTGGATGAGGCTGAGAACCTGGCCATGAAGGGTGGCAAGAAGCAGCTCCAGAAACTTGAGTCCAGG GTGCGTGAACTGGAGGCAGAGGTTGAAGCTGAGCAGAGACGTGGAGGAGATGCCGTTAAGGGTGTCCGCAAATATGAGAGGAGGGTGAAGGAGCTCACCTATCAG ACTGAGGAGGACAAGAAAAATGTCGccaggctgcaggatctggtTGACAAATTGCAGCTGAAGGTGAAGGCCTACAAGAGGCAGGCTGAGGAGGCG GAGGAGCAGGCCAACACTCATCTATCCAAGTGCAGGAAGGTCCAGCAtgagctggaggaggctgaggagCGTGCTGACATCGCAGAGTCCCAGGTCAACAAGTTGAGAGCAAAGAGCCGTGACTCTGGCAAG